A genome region from Bombilactobacillus bombi includes the following:
- a CDS encoding ABC transporter ATP-binding protein, with amino-acid sequence MALLFLQDIKKSFHQSQDGPQVEVLKSISLSVDKGEYVAIMGESGSGKTTLLNIIATLDQATTGTIKINKQDLNELSENKRAIFRRKHLGFVFQNFNLLNTFNNQDNILLPLVLDKVPYKRMENKLLPLAKSLNISDLLQRYPYEISGGQRQRVAAARALITNPELILADEPTGALDSYNSELLLDLFEQINRQGQTILMVTHSAAAASHSQRTLFIKDGRIFHEVIQGQQSKKQYLQQITESATMLLNVGGTVQ; translated from the coding sequence ATGGCTTTATTATTTTTGCAAGATATTAAAAAAAGTTTTCATCAGTCCCAAGATGGTCCTCAAGTAGAAGTCTTAAAAAGTATTTCTTTATCTGTCGATAAAGGCGAATATGTAGCAATTATGGGTGAATCTGGTTCTGGGAAAACTACCTTATTGAATATAATTGCAACATTAGATCAAGCAACTACAGGTACAATCAAAATCAATAAGCAAGATCTTAATGAGTTATCAGAAAATAAGCGTGCCATTTTTCGTAGAAAACATTTAGGTTTCGTTTTTCAAAATTTCAATTTGTTAAATACTTTTAATAACCAGGACAACATTCTATTACCTTTGGTTTTAGACAAAGTACCCTATAAAAGAATGGAAAATAAATTATTACCTTTGGCAAAGTCTTTGAATATTTCTGATTTACTTCAGAGATATCCTTATGAAATTTCTGGTGGTCAAAGACAGCGCGTAGCGGCAGCACGAGCTTTGATTACGAATCCGGAATTAATTTTGGCAGATGAACCTACGGGAGCCTTGGACTCGTATAACTCAGAATTGTTATTAGATTTGTTTGAACAAATAAATCGGCAGGGACAAACAATTCTTATGGTAACCCACAGTGCCGCTGCTGCTAGTCATTCGCAAAGAACACTATTTATTAAAGATGGTCGGATTTTTCATGAAGTAATTCAGGGACAACAGTCTAAAAAACAATATCTACAACAGATTACCGAAAGTGCGACAATGCTATTAAATGTTGGGGGGACTGTTCAGTGA
- a CDS encoding FtsX-like permease family protein, whose translation MIQWKLATHTITKNREQYLPFILASTMLIAVNYIFWSTTLNTSLKRTINGNVAVNLMFLGTIFVTLISIILMLYINRFLIKQELNELALYNMLGFAVKDLKKILLIQVILLFMISTSLGLVCGVVFGKIFFLVLNALVQGSHIVEQFKISSFVLVILTFGGIFLLLFLNDIKNIYKISPANLWQESQKAESEPQGNLLGGIIGIALLTWGYGIAVRTQPNMKSMLRFMLAIIIVVLGTYLFFIFSSIVFLKFLKNQKKFYYQPSHFISISDMLYRMKQNGASLASICLLCTAVLVTIVGTMSLYVGQEHLINNWNPYDFVISQKTPVSQNAYKLLEQTATEQHVKIKSIHKLAITTPVPISIKNTGITPGFKGASHQMATLTVGNYNQLENTNYHLSPHKILIYSEDKPIIPKKMFINGQEYQTQVISHFNFAFSYQRSTLKPLFIITANQKIAQSVNPNSWLYVLGFNTGGTTKQVNKFAVKLPGALRLKTDNYSAIPIVKKAIHALFGSLLFIGGLISLTMILVTALLIYYKQISEGYADRARFQTMQEVGLSLDETKQAIRSQVLTLFMFPILGAVINLMFAFPAIKNSLSLFSMYNLRLLVVVTLVTLFLLITYYLVIYGLTTKIYTKIVEQRSHNLE comes from the coding sequence GTGATTCAATGGAAATTAGCGACACATACGATTACAAAGAATCGTGAACAATATTTACCTTTTATCCTAGCTAGTACCATGTTAATAGCAGTTAATTATATTTTTTGGTCGACTACATTAAATACTAGTTTAAAACGAACTATTAACGGTAATGTTGCAGTTAATCTAATGTTTTTGGGTACAATTTTTGTCACATTAATATCAATTATTTTAATGCTGTATATTAATCGCTTTCTAATAAAACAAGAACTAAATGAGCTAGCTTTATATAATATGTTGGGCTTTGCAGTTAAAGATCTGAAAAAAATTCTTTTAATACAAGTTATACTTCTATTTATGATTAGTACTAGTCTGGGATTAGTTTGTGGGGTAGTTTTTGGAAAAATATTTTTCCTAGTACTCAATGCTTTAGTACAAGGTTCACATATAGTTGAACAGTTTAAAATAAGCAGTTTTGTGCTAGTTATATTAACGTTTGGCGGCATTTTCTTGCTATTATTTTTAAATGATATAAAGAATATTTATAAGATTAGTCCTGCTAATTTGTGGCAGGAGAGTCAAAAGGCTGAGAGTGAGCCTCAAGGTAATTTACTCGGAGGGATAATCGGGATTGCTCTTTTGACATGGGGCTATGGGATTGCTGTCAGAACTCAACCTAATATGAAATCAATGCTTCGCTTCATGTTAGCAATTATTATAGTCGTCTTAGGAACTTATCTATTCTTTATATTTTCTAGTATTGTGTTCTTAAAGTTTCTTAAAAACCAAAAAAAGTTTTATTATCAGCCTAGTCATTTTATTTCAATCTCCGATATGTTGTATAGGATGAAACAAAATGGCGCCAGCCTAGCTTCTATTTGTTTACTCTGTACTGCAGTTTTAGTAACAATAGTTGGCACAATGAGTTTGTATGTTGGTCAAGAACACCTAATAAATAATTGGAATCCTTATGATTTTGTGATTTCCCAAAAGACACCAGTTTCGCAAAATGCATATAAACTATTGGAACAGACAGCTACTGAACAACATGTAAAAATAAAATCAATTCATAAATTGGCAATTACTACACCAGTACCGATAAGTATCAAAAATACCGGCATTACTCCTGGTTTTAAGGGAGCCAGTCACCAAATGGCAACTTTAACCGTTGGTAACTACAATCAGTTAGAAAATACCAATTATCATTTATCGCCTCACAAAATATTGATTTATAGTGAAGATAAACCAATAATTCCAAAGAAAATGTTTATTAATGGACAAGAATATCAAACCCAGGTAATATCACACTTTAACTTTGCATTTAGTTATCAGCGCTCCACTTTAAAACCACTGTTTATTATAACCGCTAATCAAAAAATTGCTCAGAGTGTGAATCCAAATTCCTGGTTATACGTACTTGGCTTTAATACGGGTGGTACTACCAAACAAGTAAATAAGTTTGCTGTAAAATTGCCAGGAGCTTTACGATTAAAGACCGATAATTATTCGGCAATTCCAATAGTTAAAAAGGCAATCCATGCTTTGTTTGGGAGCTTATTATTTATTGGTGGTTTAATCAGTCTCACCATGATCTTAGTTACTGCATTATTAATTTATTATAAACAAATTTCTGAAGGATATGCCGATCGGGCAAGGTTTCAAACAATGCAGGAAGTTGGGTTAAGTTTGGATGAGACTAAGCAAGCTATTAGAAGCCAGGTATTAACATTATTTATGTTTCCGATTTTAGGAGCAGTGATTAATCTAATGTTTGCTTTTCCTGCTATAAAAAATTCGTTATCGTTATTTTCTATGTATAACTTGCGTTTATTAGTGGTTGTGACATTAGTGACATTATTTTTATTGATAACATATTACTTAGTAATTTATGGTTTGACTACCAAAATTTATACCAAAATTGTAGAGCAACGATCACACAATTTGGAGTAG
- a CDS encoding DUF1093 domain-containing protein, producing the protein MKKFFSSILVILVIICFLPFVLPLLTHDQTNKLAMVVDSINPILSKKELYAKVATSKPFIIEKPQRVSQEKNYLYRVTAYDKNGKSRKLLCKSFGQPAKIQVGDYLLIKAKGQTVKFWKIINRNKIPKNIIQEMN; encoded by the coding sequence ATGAAAAAGTTTTTTTCGAGTATTTTGGTAATATTAGTGATTATTTGTTTTTTACCTTTTGTTCTTCCACTATTAACGCATGATCAAACTAATAAGTTGGCAATGGTAGTAGACTCCATCAATCCAATCTTATCAAAAAAGGAGTTATATGCCAAAGTGGCTACATCCAAACCCTTTATTATTGAAAAGCCCCAGCGAGTTAGTCAAGAAAAGAATTATTTATATCGTGTAACAGCTTATGATAAAAATGGAAAGTCCCGCAAATTATTATGTAAATCTTTTGGTCAGCCAGCCAAAATTCAAGTCGGAGATTATCTTTTAATTAAAGCTAAAGGTCAGACTGTAAAGTTTTGGAAAATAATTAATAGAAATAAAATCCCTAAAAATATCATTCAAGAGATGAACTAA
- a CDS encoding M24 family metallopeptidase, whose protein sequence is MNHLQNLQKWVADSHYDVAYISNPVDIMYFTGFSSDPEERVLALFVFPEAEPFLFTPQLEVEAAKKAGWSHDVYGYLDHEDPFAIIASHIKERTNNTTKWAIEKADLPYQRYEAIQKQFPTATFPGNASEFLDQLKLFKTPDEIAIMKEAGEQADYAFKLGFEALSTARTEQQVVAEIEYGLMKKGVMHTSFDTIVQSGVNAADPHGGPEKTQIQANALTLFDLGTVNKGYMSDASRTVAFGEPTDKQKDIYNVCLEAQLAAMDAAKPGITAAELDAVARKIITDAGYGEYFIHRLGHGIGTSTHEFPSIMEGNDMVLKPGMCFSIEPGIYIQGVAGVRIEDCIYLTKDGNEPFTHTTKELQILPIK, encoded by the coding sequence ATGAATCACTTACAGAATTTACAAAAATGGGTTGCTGATTCTCATTATGATGTTGCTTATATTAGTAATCCCGTTGATATCATGTATTTTACTGGATTTAGCAGCGATCCTGAAGAAAGAGTATTAGCCTTATTTGTTTTCCCTGAAGCTGAACCATTTTTATTTACCCCACAACTAGAAGTGGAAGCGGCTAAAAAGGCTGGTTGGAGCCATGATGTTTATGGTTATTTAGATCATGAAGATCCCTTTGCAATTATTGCTAGCCACATTAAAGAACGCACAAATAATACTACCAAATGGGCTATTGAAAAAGCTGACCTACCCTACCAACGCTATGAAGCTATTCAAAAGCAATTTCCTACTGCAACTTTCCCTGGCAATGCCTCAGAATTTTTAGATCAATTAAAATTATTTAAGACACCTGATGAAATTGCTATTATGAAAGAAGCTGGTGAACAAGCTGACTATGCATTCAAGCTAGGCTTTGAGGCTTTGTCAACAGCTAGAACTGAACAACAAGTAGTAGCTGAAATTGAATATGGCTTAATGAAAAAAGGTGTTATGCATACTAGCTTTGATACTATTGTCCAATCTGGAGTGAATGCTGCTGATCCTCATGGTGGCCCTGAAAAAACTCAGATTCAAGCTAATGCTTTGACCCTTTTTGATTTAGGAACAGTGAACAAAGGCTATATGAGTGATGCTTCACGGACAGTGGCCTTTGGTGAGCCTACTGATAAGCAAAAAGATATCTATAATGTTTGTTTAGAGGCTCAATTAGCAGCTATGGATGCTGCCAAGCCAGGAATTACCGCAGCTGAATTAGATGCGGTTGCACGTAAAATTATTACAGATGCTGGATACGGTGAATATTTCATTCATCGCTTAGGACATGGTATTGGTACTTCTACTCATGAATTTCCTTCAATTATGGAAGGCAATGATATGGTTCTTAAGCCTGGTATGTGCTTCTCCATTGAACCGGGAATTTATATCCAAGGTGTAGCAGGCGTCAGAATTGAAGATTGTATTTATCTCACTAAAGATGGTAATGAACCATTTACCCATACCACAAAAGAATTACAAATTTTACCAATTAAATAA
- the ccpA gene encoding catabolite control protein A yields the protein MNKSDKEITITDVARQAGVSMATVSRVVNGNNNVKETTRKKVMEVIDKLHYRPNAVARGLASKKSTTIGVILPSMTDLLYANLAKGIDDVASMYKYNIILTSLKNGIGSEQQLFNDLLAKQVDGIIYMGEDISNVLYKEMSNSRVPIVFAGAIDPDGEFASVNIDYVTAVRDVIKLLIDSGNQKIAMVTGNLDSPINSKYRLKGYQQALEQAGLKYSSANVFETVYNLTAGAAAWDAIHDSGATAAYVSNDLLAAGVLNAALDAGVRIPEDFELVTGSNTILCDVTRPQMTSIAQPLYDIGAVAMRMLTKLMNDENIQDKTIRLPYSLIKRGTTKN from the coding sequence ATGAATAAATCAGACAAGGAAATCACTATTACCGACGTTGCTCGCCAAGCAGGTGTGTCAATGGCAACGGTTTCTCGTGTTGTGAACGGTAACAATAATGTCAAAGAAACAACGCGAAAGAAAGTTATGGAAGTTATTGATAAATTACATTATCGTCCTAATGCAGTGGCGCGAGGATTAGCAAGTAAGAAGAGTACTACTATTGGTGTTATTTTGCCAAGTATGACTGATTTGTTATATGCTAATTTAGCTAAAGGGATTGATGATGTTGCTTCCATGTATAAATACAATATTATTTTAACTAGTTTAAAAAATGGTATTGGTAGCGAACAACAACTTTTTAATGATTTATTAGCTAAACAAGTTGACGGTATTATATATATGGGTGAAGATATTTCCAATGTTCTTTACAAAGAAATGTCCAATTCCCGTGTTCCGATTGTTTTTGCTGGTGCCATTGATCCTGATGGTGAATTTGCCAGTGTCAATATTGATTATGTAACTGCAGTACGGGATGTCATTAAGCTGTTAATTGATTCTGGCAATCAAAAAATTGCCATGGTTACTGGTAATTTAGATAGCCCTATTAATAGTAAATACCGACTCAAGGGTTATCAACAAGCATTAGAACAAGCAGGGCTGAAATATTCTTCAGCTAATGTTTTTGAAACTGTTTATAACTTGACAGCAGGTGCTGCTGCTTGGGATGCAATTCATGATAGTGGGGCTACTGCAGCCTATGTTTCTAATGATTTGTTAGCTGCTGGTGTTTTAAACGCTGCTTTAGATGCTGGAGTGAGAATTCCAGAAGATTTTGAATTAGTTACTGGCAGCAATACCATTTTATGTGATGTAACACGCCCGCAAATGACCTCAATTGCGCAACCTTTATATGATATTGGAGCAGTGGCTATGCGGATGTTAACTAAATTGATGAACGATGAAAATATTCAAGATAAAACCATTCGCTTACCTTATAGCTTAATTAAGCGCGGTACTACTAAAAATTAA
- a CDS encoding transglycosylase domain-containing protein, producing MSKRDPWWERIFKNFKNRFLDTSEPIGVHAQKHPKQNHFIDNKQPQPQKYAVVNKEDLPTTLAGKINLTIGVIRKLILSAIVGFILLMGLGLGLATGYFCAIIKQEPIQSNTSLRNQIEKVDQSTTLYFAHNVKMERVPSDIRRQKVAFNQISPNLKKAVVATEDENFYRHHGVVPKSIFRAIISEITGFGTQTGGSTLTQQLVKMQLLSSETTWKRKATEILLATRLEKHFTKDQILESYLNVAPMGRNNRGQNIAGVQTAAQGIFNTNANNLTLAQAAFIAGLPQSPSVYTPYDDEGRVSPNIALGLRRKNVVLFRMYRNNDITKSQYQAAKKVDLPSQFAAHQPAPKTKIKYGYLYNLLTEQLQTHLIKQLAKEDNVKYADVIKDKDVYQAYSQRANRLMREHDYQVHSTIDKNIYDNMQSAFQQNANLLGTVHQSTATDPNTGKIVQVKEPVQNGSVLIDNHTGAVLGFVGGQDFQENQLNHAFDTQRSPGSSIKPMLVYAPAVEQGLIGSKTMLADFKAKFKKYAPTDFDNTIANKFVPADKALEQSLNIPAVNLYRQLQKSTNPKPYMDKMGLKLSNQEYQELGIALGGTRNGFTVAQAASAFSTFANQGVHVTPYYIDKITDVNHHVIYKHPTKKQRVFQPGTSYIMQKMMHSVITEGTASSLTYQLNFNYKNTFGKTGTSNDFRDNWFIGSTPGVTLASWIGYDNLYGHNYNLADDSTETNQSLWANLINSVYQVNPQILQADQKMAQPTTVNEQKVLTETGTLPGSTVYEGYKTYLSSPTSTSLFYKTHAKPLSKHFGIGGKDSNYKLFWDHYFGKINGYGVTNYLSDKTNKSSHRNGIGYGQSFTSNSIFGNYSGTVWGNNSQSSTNSESNNSYTNSTTSGFGGNNGNGYNNYPSTTTPNTPAVTTPNGGNTSENTTATANESTTTATATGGSTAP from the coding sequence TTGAGTAAGCGAGATCCTTGGTGGGAACGTATTTTTAAAAATTTCAAAAATCGTTTTTTAGACACTAGTGAACCTATCGGCGTTCACGCACAAAAGCACCCTAAGCAAAATCATTTTATTGACAATAAACAACCACAGCCACAAAAATATGCTGTAGTTAATAAAGAAGATTTACCTACTACCCTAGCTGGCAAAATCAATCTAACCATTGGTGTTATCCGCAAATTAATACTTTCAGCTATCGTTGGTTTTATTTTACTTATGGGGTTAGGCTTAGGTTTAGCAACCGGATATTTTTGCGCCATTATTAAACAAGAACCCATCCAAAGCAACACTAGTTTACGCAATCAAATTGAAAAAGTAGATCAATCAACTACTTTATATTTCGCACATAACGTTAAAATGGAACGAGTACCTAGTGACATTAGACGCCAAAAAGTGGCTTTTAATCAAATATCTCCTAATCTTAAAAAAGCAGTCGTTGCTACTGAAGATGAGAACTTTTATCGACATCATGGGGTCGTGCCCAAATCAATCTTTCGTGCTATTATCTCAGAAATTACAGGGTTTGGTACCCAGACAGGTGGTTCGACTTTAACTCAGCAATTAGTTAAAATGCAGTTATTATCTTCAGAAACTACTTGGAAGCGTAAAGCTACTGAAATTTTATTAGCTACTAGACTTGAAAAGCATTTTACTAAGGACCAAATTCTCGAATCTTATTTAAATGTTGCCCCTATGGGTCGGAATAATCGCGGTCAAAATATTGCTGGTGTCCAGACTGCTGCACAAGGAATTTTTAACACTAATGCCAACAATCTTACCTTAGCCCAAGCTGCTTTTATCGCCGGTTTGCCTCAGAGCCCTTCTGTTTACACACCTTATGATGATGAAGGCCGGGTTAGCCCTAATATTGCTTTAGGATTACGGCGCAAAAATGTAGTTTTGTTTAGAATGTATCGGAATAATGATATTACTAAATCTCAATACCAAGCTGCTAAAAAAGTCGACTTACCTTCGCAATTTGCTGCTCATCAACCTGCTCCCAAAACTAAAATTAAATATGGGTATCTTTATAACTTACTAACTGAGCAACTACAAACTCACCTTATCAAACAGTTAGCTAAAGAAGATAATGTCAAATACGCTGATGTTATTAAGGATAAAGATGTTTATCAGGCGTATAGTCAAAGAGCCAACCGACTAATGCGTGAACATGATTATCAAGTGCATTCAACTATTGATAAGAATATTTATGACAATATGCAAAGTGCCTTTCAGCAAAATGCTAACTTATTGGGAACAGTTCACCAGTCTACTGCCACCGATCCTAATACCGGCAAAATTGTTCAAGTCAAAGAACCTGTTCAAAACGGGAGTGTTTTGATTGATAATCATACTGGAGCTGTTTTAGGATTTGTTGGTGGGCAAGATTTTCAAGAAAATCAATTGAATCACGCTTTTGATACCCAGCGTTCGCCAGGATCTTCTATCAAACCAATGTTAGTCTATGCTCCTGCTGTTGAGCAAGGACTTATCGGCAGCAAAACGATGTTGGCAGATTTTAAAGCTAAATTTAAAAAATACGCTCCTACAGATTTTGATAATACAATTGCTAATAAATTTGTTCCAGCAGATAAGGCTTTAGAACAGTCTCTAAATATTCCTGCGGTTAACTTGTATCGTCAGTTACAAAAAAGTACTAATCCTAAACCTTATATGGATAAAATGGGGCTCAAGCTTAGCAATCAGGAATATCAAGAACTCGGAATTGCCTTAGGAGGAACACGGAATGGTTTTACTGTAGCTCAAGCTGCCAGTGCCTTTTCGACTTTTGCCAATCAAGGCGTGCATGTTACTCCTTATTACATTGATAAGATTACTGATGTTAATCATCATGTCATTTATAAGCATCCAACCAAAAAGCAACGTGTCTTTCAACCAGGGACTTCATACATTATGCAAAAAATGATGCATTCTGTCATTACAGAAGGAACAGCTTCCTCTTTGACCTATCAATTAAACTTTAATTACAAGAATACCTTTGGTAAAACCGGAACTTCAAATGACTTTCGTGATAATTGGTTTATTGGTAGTACACCTGGTGTCACTTTAGCTTCTTGGATTGGTTATGATAACCTTTATGGCCACAATTATAATCTGGCTGATGATTCAACAGAAACCAACCAAAGTCTCTGGGCCAATCTCATAAATAGCGTTTATCAAGTAAACCCACAAATTTTGCAAGCTGATCAGAAAATGGCTCAACCTACTACTGTCAACGAGCAAAAAGTATTAACTGAAACGGGAACCTTACCAGGAAGTACTGTTTATGAAGGTTATAAAACTTACCTATCTAGTCCTACTTCCACCAGTTTATTCTATAAAACACACGCCAAACCTTTAAGCAAACATTTTGGAATTGGCGGTAAGGATAGTAATTATAAGCTATTTTGGGATCATTATTTTGGTAAAATTAATGGTTATGGAGTCACTAACTACCTTAGCGATAAGACTAACAAATCCAGTCATCGCAATGGCATCGGTTATGGGCAATCATTTACGTCAAATTCGATATTTGGTAACTATTCAGGTACGGTTTGGGGTAACAATTCTCAAAGTAGTACTAATAGTGAAAGCAATAATTCTTATACGAATTCAACAACTAGTGGATTCGGTGGAAATAATGGCAATGGCTATAACAACTATCCCTCAACTACCACACCTAATACTCCTGCTGTTACCACACCCAATGGTGGCAATACTAGCGAAAACACTACAGCAACTGCCAACGAAAGTACTACTACAGCTACTGCTACCGGTGGCTCAACTGCTCCTTAG